One segment of Porticoccus hydrocarbonoclasticus MCTG13d DNA contains the following:
- a CDS encoding CoA transferase subunit A, giving the protein MAGFDKVVNTYEEAMAGLEDGMTVIAGGFGICGIPENLINQIKKMGTKELTIISNNCGIDGFGLGVLLEDRQIKKMVSSYVGENKLFEEQLLSGQLEVELTPQGTLAEKMRAAGAGIPAFYTATGYGTDIGEGKDVREFNGRKYILEESIQGDFSIVKAWKADRYGNAIYRNTAMNFNPMAATAGKICVMEVEEIVEPGELDPMYIHTPGIYVDRLIQGTFEKRIEKRTVREG; this is encoded by the coding sequence ATGGCGGGTTTCGATAAGGTGGTAAACACCTACGAAGAAGCGATGGCGGGTCTGGAGGATGGCATGACCGTGATTGCAGGCGGTTTTGGCATTTGTGGTATCCCCGAAAACCTGATCAATCAAATCAAGAAAATGGGTACCAAAGAGCTCACCATTATTTCCAACAACTGTGGCATCGACGGTTTTGGTCTGGGTGTTCTGCTGGAAGATCGTCAGATCAAGAAAATGGTGTCGTCCTATGTAGGGGAAAACAAGCTGTTCGAAGAGCAGTTGCTCTCCGGTCAGCTGGAAGTGGAGCTGACCCCCCAGGGAACCCTGGCGGAAAAAATGCGTGCTGCCGGTGCGGGTATCCCGGCCTTTTACACTGCTACCGGCTACGGCACGGATATTGGCGAAGGTAAGGATGTACGCGAGTTCAATGGTCGCAAGTACATTCTTGAAGAGTCCATCCAGGGTGACTTCTCGATTGTCAAAGCGTGGAAAGCGGACCGTTATGGCAACGCGATCTATCGCAACACCGCCATGAACTTCAATCCCATGGCGGCCACCGCGGGCAAGATCTGCGTGATGGAAGTGGAAGAGATTGTCGAACCGGGCGAACTGGATCCGATGTACATACATACCCCGGGTATCTATGTGGATCGTTTGATTCAGGGCACGTTCGAGAAACGTATCGAAAAGCGCACCGTTCGCGAAGGCTAA
- the slyD gene encoding peptidylprolyl isomerase, translating to MNISENAVVLFHYILTDENGVQLDSSTDTAPLAYVHGHKNIIPGLEKAMEGKTEGDTMKVTVPAADAYGEYQDHLVQEVPRKAFQGVEDMQTGMRFEAQTESGKVSVVVRDFTDETVTVDGNHPLAGKDLTFDVNIQTVREATEEELAHGHVHGPEGHQH from the coding sequence ATGAATATTTCAGAGAACGCCGTCGTGCTTTTTCACTACATCCTCACTGACGAGAACGGCGTTCAGCTTGATTCGTCCACCGATACAGCACCCCTGGCTTACGTGCACGGCCATAAAAATATCATTCCCGGTCTCGAGAAGGCGATGGAAGGTAAAACCGAAGGCGATACCATGAAAGTCACCGTTCCCGCTGCCGACGCTTATGGCGAATACCAGGATCACCTGGTACAGGAAGTTCCCCGCAAGGCATTCCAGGGAGTCGAAGACATGCAGACCGGGATGCGTTTCGAGGCACAAACTGAATCGGGCAAGGTCTCGGTCGTGGTCAGGGATTTCACCGATGAAACCGTGACGGTTGACGGTAACCACCCCTTGGCAGGCAAGGATCTGACCTTTGATGTGAATATCCAGACCGTCCGGGAAGCCACCGAAGAAGAACTAGCCCACGGCCATGTGCATGGGCCTGAGGGCCACCAACACTGA
- a CDS encoding YaeQ family protein: MALKATVFKVELQVSDLDRNYYQTHSLTLARHPSETDERMMIRLLAFALNASDHLQFTKGLSTEAEPDLWQKNLHGEIGLWIEVGVPDAKRIRKGSNRAEQVIIYAYGARTAPVWWEGIQRDLARFDNLTISYLSPANTAALAGLANRNMTLQATIQDGLIWIGDSEQTLTITPEYWQRARLSS; the protein is encoded by the coding sequence ATGGCACTGAAAGCAACCGTTTTCAAAGTTGAGTTACAGGTATCGGATCTGGACCGCAACTATTATCAAACACACTCGCTCACCCTCGCCAGACATCCGTCAGAAACGGACGAACGAATGATGATCCGGCTGCTGGCATTTGCATTGAATGCCAGCGACCACCTGCAGTTCACCAAAGGATTGTCCACGGAGGCAGAACCCGATCTCTGGCAGAAAAATCTGCATGGTGAAATCGGTCTGTGGATCGAAGTCGGGGTACCCGACGCAAAACGAATTCGCAAAGGTTCAAACCGGGCAGAACAGGTCATCATTTATGCCTATGGTGCCAGGACAGCTCCCGTGTGGTGGGAAGGTATCCAGCGTGACCTGGCGCGCTTTGACAATCTGACAATCAGTTACCTTTCACCGGCCAATACCGCGGCATTGGCCGGGCTGGCGAACCGCAACATGACCCTCCAGGCAACTATCCAGGATGGACTCATCTGGATTGGCGACAGCGAACAGACTCTGACTATTACCCCTGAATACTGGCAACGCGCCCGATTGAGCAGCTAG
- a CDS encoding CoA transferase subunit B: protein MALSRDQMAIRVARELQDGYYVNLGIGIPTLVANHVPEGMDVMLQSENGLLGMGPFPTEDQVDPDLINAGKQLVTTAKGASIFSSAESFAMIRGGHVDLTVLGAFEVDVNGSIASWMIPGKLIKGMGGAMDLVAGADNIVVMMTHADKYGNSKLLPQCTLPLTGAGCITQVLTDLAYVEIRDGKFHLVERAPGVSVEEIVEKTAGEMVVPDHVPEIQF from the coding sequence ATGGCACTTTCTCGTGATCAAATGGCTATCCGTGTTGCCCGCGAGCTGCAGGACGGATACTACGTAAACCTCGGCATAGGTATTCCCACCCTAGTGGCCAACCACGTGCCGGAAGGTATGGACGTAATGTTGCAGTCCGAAAACGGCCTACTCGGCATGGGTCCATTCCCCACCGAAGACCAGGTCGACCCGGATCTGATCAACGCTGGTAAACAACTGGTGACCACAGCCAAGGGCGCCTCTATTTTCTCATCGGCAGAGTCCTTCGCCATGATCCGTGGCGGCCATGTGGATCTGACCGTGCTGGGTGCCTTTGAGGTGGATGTCAATGGCAGCATTGCCTCCTGGATGATCCCCGGCAAGTTGATCAAAGGCATGGGTGGCGCGATGGATCTGGTGGCCGGCGCCGACAACATCGTGGTGATGATGACCCACGCCGATAAATACGGTAATTCGAAGTTGCTGCCCCAGTGTACCTTGCCCCTAACCGGTGCCGGTTGTATAACCCAGGTATTGACCGACCTGGCCTACGTGGAAATTCGCGATGGCAAGTTCCACCTGGTGGAGCGCGCCCCGGGTGTTTCCGTGGAGGAAATCGTGGAGAAGACTGCCGGCGAAATGGTGGTTCCCGACCACGTGCCGGAAATACAGTTCTGA
- a CDS encoding YceI family protein produces MKNLLCTTVLILVASGLNALEMDGSRSTLNITSVKNDRLAELFTFKKVSGTIDDASGKASIEVALDSIDSGIEVRDERMRKYLFNTEEFSTASFTADVDLKALNSLKSGEQREVELKGELVLNGYTVPLSFQTQVMRLNSGALSVATVSPGFIDVTRHKMAPGIEKLRSLAGLDNISLAVPVTFSVVFK; encoded by the coding sequence ATGAAAAATCTCTTGTGTACAACGGTACTGATACTGGTTGCCAGTGGCCTCAATGCATTGGAAATGGATGGCAGCCGTTCGACACTGAATATCACCAGTGTAAAAAATGACCGTCTTGCCGAGTTGTTTACATTTAAAAAAGTGAGTGGAACTATCGATGATGCCAGCGGAAAGGCGAGTATTGAGGTCGCATTGGACAGTATTGACAGCGGCATAGAGGTGCGCGATGAGCGCATGCGAAAATATCTGTTCAATACGGAAGAGTTCAGTACGGCCAGCTTTACAGCAGATGTCGATCTCAAGGCGTTGAACTCCCTGAAATCTGGTGAGCAGCGTGAGGTTGAACTGAAGGGTGAGCTGGTGCTGAATGGATACACGGTGCCCCTAAGCTTCCAGACACAGGTAATGCGACTGAATAGCGGAGCGCTGAGTGTTGCCACGGTGTCCCCGGGATTTATAGATGTGACTCGCCACAAAATGGCGCCGGGGATTGAAAAGCTACGTAGTCTGGCGGGTCTGGATAATATCTCTCTGGCCGTACCGGTGACTTTTTCAGTGGTGTTTAAATAG
- a CDS encoding BaiN/RdsA family NAD(P)/FAD-dependent oxidoreductase: MNQWDVIIIGAGAAGLMAAVVAGQRGRSVLLLERANKAGKKILMSGGGRCNFTNLYVEPEHFLSANPHFCKSALSCYSQWDFIELVNRHGIPYHEKSLGQLFCDNSSRDILDMLLAEAEQVGVVLKTGSDIREVTSDEKFRIATTQGELQADSLIVACGGLSVLTLGGSDFGYRLARQFGHSVVPLRPALVPFTFTDGFKLLSEKLSGLSVPVRVSTGGKSFLENMLFTHRGLSGPAVLQISSYWREEQMVKVDLLPNIDARQWLLELKTEQPKALLRTLLSQLLPRKLVRELEGLWWREHADRPLAEWPDHLLVLVAGNLQGWSLKPAGTEGYRTAEVTLGGVDTREISSKTMESQRQPGLFFVGEVLDVTGHLGGFNFQWAWASGAAAGRVV; this comes from the coding sequence TTGAACCAGTGGGATGTGATTATTATTGGTGCCGGTGCTGCTGGGCTGATGGCAGCTGTGGTTGCGGGTCAGCGTGGGCGCAGTGTCCTATTGCTGGAGCGGGCCAACAAGGCGGGCAAGAAAATCCTGATGTCGGGTGGCGGCCGTTGTAATTTCACGAATCTGTATGTGGAGCCGGAGCACTTTCTCTCTGCTAACCCACATTTCTGCAAATCGGCGTTGAGTTGTTATAGCCAGTGGGATTTTATCGAGCTGGTGAACAGGCACGGGATTCCCTATCACGAGAAATCCCTCGGCCAGTTGTTTTGTGATAACAGCTCCCGGGATATTCTCGACATGTTGCTGGCGGAAGCCGAACAGGTCGGGGTGGTGTTGAAAACCGGCAGCGATATTCGCGAGGTGACGTCTGACGAGAAGTTTCGAATTGCAACAACTCAGGGGGAATTGCAGGCTGACTCACTGATAGTGGCCTGTGGCGGCCTGTCGGTGCTTACCCTGGGGGGGTCCGACTTCGGCTACCGGCTGGCGAGGCAATTCGGCCATAGTGTCGTCCCGTTGCGGCCAGCACTGGTGCCCTTCACCTTTACCGACGGCTTTAAACTGCTGTCGGAGAAACTCTCCGGTTTGTCAGTGCCCGTCCGTGTGTCGACGGGTGGAAAGTCGTTTCTGGAAAATATGCTCTTTACCCATCGAGGCCTCAGCGGTCCGGCGGTGCTGCAGATTTCCAGTTACTGGCGGGAGGAACAAATGGTGAAGGTCGACTTATTGCCAAATATCGATGCCCGGCAGTGGCTGCTCGAATTGAAAACAGAACAGCCGAAAGCGCTGTTGCGCACGCTGTTGTCCCAGCTGCTGCCACGCAAGCTGGTGCGGGAGCTGGAAGGACTTTGGTGGCGGGAACATGCTGACAGGCCATTGGCAGAGTGGCCAGATCACTTGTTGGTATTGGTTGCTGGAAACCTGCAAGGCTGGTCTTTGAAACCTGCGGGTACGGAGGGCTACCGGACTGCGGAAGTGACCCTGGGGGGCGTGGATACGCGCGAGATTTCTTCTAAAACCATGGAAAGTCAGCGTCAGCCGGGTCTGTTTTTTGTTGGAGAGGTACTTGATGTGACCGGTCATCTGGGTGGGTTCAATTTCCAATGGGCCTGGGCATCGGGTGCCGCTGCTGGTCGAGTTGTTTGA
- a CDS encoding 3-hydroxybutyrate dehydrogenase — MLKGKTALVTGSTTGIGYAMADRLANAGANIVLHGLMDPAQGQSLAEEFESRYGIQCLFSDADISSAEGNEALVAATLEKFGQVDILVNNAGIQHTASVEEFPVAKWDAIIAINLSSAFHTTRLLVPGMQERGWGRIINIASVHGLVASLQKAAYVAAKHGIVGLTKVVALENADKGVTANAICPGWVDTELVAAQFQATADRDGVSFEEGKRRTIVAKQPVPKATQPSALGDLAVFLCSDAAATITGASLPVDGGWTAQ; from the coding sequence ATGTTGAAAGGAAAAACCGCGCTGGTGACCGGTTCCACCACTGGCATCGGCTATGCCATGGCCGACCGACTGGCCAACGCCGGCGCCAATATCGTGCTGCACGGTCTGATGGACCCCGCCCAGGGCCAATCCTTGGCGGAAGAATTCGAATCCCGCTACGGCATCCAGTGCCTGTTCAGCGATGCGGACATTTCCAGCGCGGAGGGTAACGAGGCGCTGGTGGCAGCCACCCTGGAGAAGTTTGGTCAGGTGGATATTCTCGTCAACAACGCCGGGATTCAGCACACCGCCTCGGTGGAAGAGTTCCCGGTGGCCAAATGGGACGCTATTATCGCCATTAACCTGAGTTCCGCGTTTCACACCACCCGACTGCTGGTGCCTGGCATGCAGGAGCGCGGTTGGGGGCGCATTATCAATATCGCCTCGGTCCACGGTCTGGTGGCTTCCCTGCAAAAGGCCGCCTATGTGGCCGCCAAGCACGGTATTGTCGGCCTCACCAAGGTGGTGGCGCTGGAGAATGCAGACAAGGGTGTCACCGCGAATGCCATTTGCCCGGGTTGGGTGGATACCGAACTGGTGGCGGCGCAGTTCCAGGCCACGGCAGATCGCGACGGTGTGAGCTTTGAGGAGGGCAAGCGCCGCACCATTGTCGCCAAGCAACCGGTGCCCAAGGCGACTCAGCCTTCAGCCTTGGGGGACTTGGCGGTTTTCCTCTGCTCAGATGCCGCGGCCACCATTACCGGTGCCAGCCTGCCGGTGGACGGGGGCTGGACTGCTCAATAA
- a CDS encoding LysR family transcriptional regulator produces MDITIKQLKAFVTVAQTRNFAEAGERLHLSQPALSISLKNLEEVVGGKLLARTTRTLSLTPEGEAFLPVAQRLLADWDNALTDLHNLFAMRRGKLSIASMASFSISKLPKALHYYRSKFPDINITVQDVVAEEVVDMVRTGRVEVGVTFDMEESEDLHFEPLFEDSFYVVMPEQHALLANDEITWTQLQEFPFVALQRPSAMRQMIDEITASCGITLTVEFEAHQLASIGSMVANNLGISVVPSLAIQQMRALGAECRPLTSPVVTRQIGILTRRRYPLSSAAMALVETLKSQITAP; encoded by the coding sequence ATGGATATCACCATAAAACAGCTCAAGGCGTTTGTCACCGTTGCCCAGACTCGCAACTTCGCTGAAGCCGGCGAACGATTGCATCTCTCTCAGCCTGCACTCAGTATCTCCCTGAAAAATCTGGAAGAAGTGGTGGGCGGAAAACTGCTGGCTCGCACCACTCGTACCCTTTCGCTGACTCCGGAGGGCGAGGCCTTTCTGCCGGTGGCACAGCGCCTGCTGGCCGACTGGGACAATGCGCTGACCGACCTGCACAACCTGTTCGCCATGCGACGGGGCAAACTGAGCATCGCCAGCATGGCCTCTTTTTCGATTAGCAAGCTGCCAAAAGCTCTTCACTACTACCGCAGCAAGTTCCCGGATATCAATATCACGGTACAGGATGTAGTGGCAGAAGAGGTGGTGGATATGGTGCGCACAGGCCGCGTGGAGGTCGGTGTTACTTTTGATATGGAAGAATCCGAAGATCTCCACTTTGAGCCGCTCTTTGAAGACAGTTTTTACGTGGTGATGCCGGAACAACATGCCCTGCTGGCGAATGACGAAATCACCTGGACACAACTCCAGGAGTTTCCTTTTGTGGCACTGCAACGCCCCTCGGCCATGCGTCAGATGATTGATGAGATTACCGCCAGCTGCGGCATAACCCTGACGGTGGAATTTGAAGCACACCAGCTCGCCTCCATTGGCTCCATGGTCGCCAATAATCTGGGCATCAGTGTCGTGCCATCTCTGGCCATACAACAGATGCGTGCACTCGGCGCGGAGTGTCGTCCACTCACCAGCCCCGTCGTCACCCGCCAAATCGGCATTCTGACAAGGCGTCGTTACCCGCTGTCCTCTGCCGCCATGGCTCTGGTGGAGACCCTGAAATCACAAATTACGGCACCCTGA
- a CDS encoding DUF2288 domain-containing protein, which yields MIEREELMQETAKIPWQELQRFFANGSTIYVSPELDLIEVAWAICQDNKTCVQDWLAVGQVGQVTDQQAMKWLESDARVWSVVVKPWVLVQPVSAD from the coding sequence ATGATAGAGCGTGAAGAGCTGATGCAGGAGACGGCAAAAATCCCTTGGCAGGAGTTGCAGCGTTTTTTTGCCAACGGTTCCACCATCTATGTGTCACCGGAGCTGGATCTGATTGAGGTTGCTTGGGCGATTTGCCAGGATAATAAAACCTGTGTTCAGGACTGGCTGGCGGTCGGCCAGGTGGGGCAGGTGACCGATCAGCAGGCAATGAAGTGGCTCGAAAGTGATGCCCGGGTCTGGTCGGTGGTGGTAAAGCCCTGGGTGCTGGTGCAGCCGGTTTCGGCGGATTGA
- the rimO gene encoding 30S ribosomal protein S12 methylthiotransferase RimO: MSGKVGFISLGCPKALVDSERILTQLRLEGYQVSASYQNADVVVVNTCGFLDSAKQESLDAIGEAMAENGRVIVTGCMGGDEQAIRKVHPDVLAVSGPHQYEAVVGAVHQHVPPPADHNPYVDLVPKQGIKLTPRHYSYLKISEGCNHRCSFCIIPSLRGDLVSRPVGEVMDEAERLVNAGTKELLVISQDTSAYGVDIKFRTGFWQGKPIKTHMQQLCEALGELGVWVRLHYVYPYPHVDNLIPLMSEGRILPYLDIPFQHAHPDVLKAMKRPANEEKVLERIHRWRDQCPDLSLRSTFIVGFPGETEQQFAYLLDWLKEAQLDRVGCFKYEAVDGAPANALPGAVPEAIKQHRWERFMEAQQAISTARLQNKVGRTLPVLIDEVDEEGAIGRSTADAPEIDGNVFLNGEQTLQPGDLVNATIEQSDEYDLWGELAD; this comes from the coding sequence GTGTCAGGCAAAGTTGGATTTATTTCGTTAGGTTGTCCCAAGGCGCTGGTGGATTCCGAGCGTATCCTCACCCAGCTGCGACTGGAGGGCTACCAGGTCTCTGCCAGTTACCAGAATGCCGATGTGGTGGTAGTCAATACCTGTGGGTTTCTCGATAGCGCCAAGCAGGAGTCGCTGGATGCTATCGGCGAGGCTATGGCGGAAAATGGCAGGGTTATCGTCACCGGTTGCATGGGCGGCGACGAGCAGGCCATCCGCAAAGTGCATCCGGACGTGCTGGCCGTATCGGGTCCCCATCAATACGAAGCGGTGGTGGGGGCTGTCCACCAGCATGTGCCACCCCCTGCGGATCACAATCCCTATGTGGATCTGGTGCCGAAGCAGGGTATTAAACTGACGCCGCGCCACTATTCCTACCTGAAAATCTCCGAAGGCTGTAATCATCGTTGCAGTTTCTGCATTATTCCCTCGCTGCGGGGGGACCTGGTGAGCCGTCCGGTTGGCGAGGTGATGGATGAAGCAGAACGGTTGGTGAATGCTGGCACCAAAGAGTTACTGGTGATTTCGCAGGATACCAGTGCCTACGGGGTGGACATAAAATTTCGCACCGGGTTCTGGCAGGGCAAGCCGATCAAAACCCATATGCAACAGCTCTGTGAGGCATTGGGTGAACTGGGCGTCTGGGTTCGTCTGCATTATGTGTACCCCTACCCCCATGTGGATAACCTGATTCCGCTGATGTCCGAGGGACGGATTCTGCCCTATCTGGACATTCCTTTTCAGCACGCCCACCCCGATGTACTGAAGGCGATGAAGCGGCCGGCCAACGAGGAGAAGGTGCTGGAGCGTATCCACCGCTGGCGGGATCAGTGTCCGGATCTGTCTCTGCGAAGTACCTTTATCGTGGGTTTTCCCGGTGAAACCGAGCAGCAGTTTGCCTACCTGCTGGATTGGTTGAAAGAAGCCCAACTGGATCGGGTCGGCTGCTTCAAATACGAAGCGGTGGACGGGGCGCCCGCCAATGCCTTGCCCGGTGCTGTACCGGAAGCGATCAAACAGCATCGCTGGGAGCGTTTTATGGAGGCGCAGCAGGCAATCAGTACGGCGCGGCTGCAGAACAAGGTTGGCAGGACGCTGCCCGTTTTGATTGATGAGGTCGATGAGGAAGGTGCTATTGGCCGCTCCACCGCGGATGCTCCGGAAATTGACGGCAACGTGTTTCTCAATGGCGAGCAGACCTTGCAGCCCGGCGATCTGGTCAATGCCACCATTGAACAGTCGGATGAGTACGATCTCTGGGGTGAACTGGCCGATTGA
- a CDS encoding GIY-YIG nuclease family protein produces the protein MIEASDGSLYTGITTDITRRFRAHLAGKSGARYFHRGRQPVRVVYTEGAGNRSAASKREAAIKKLSRSQKLRLISDLQMSSR, from the coding sequence ATGATAGAAGCTAGCGATGGCTCGCTCTATACCGGTATTACCACCGATATCACTCGACGTTTTCGTGCGCACCTGGCGGGCAAGAGTGGGGCACGTTATTTTCATCGGGGGCGGCAGCCGGTCAGGGTGGTCTATACGGAGGGCGCCGGTAATCGCAGTGCTGCATCGAAGCGGGAAGCGGCCATCAAAAAACTGTCCCGTTCACAGAAATTACGACTGATCTCTGATCTGCAGATGAGCTCGCGCTGA
- a CDS encoding SprT family zinc-dependent metalloprotease has protein sequence MKYIIPISERQRLQVVARTAGFIQHGSKLFGRKFAEIPVVFDLSGGTAGMYRVRDTQRVIRYNPWIFAKYFDDSMAVTVPHEVAHYLVDCLHGLGKVRPHGVQWRGIMNAFGVEPRATGSFDLAGIPMRRQRRFTYHCECSTHHLATRRHNSVQRGEARYRCRDCGETLTAAS, from the coding sequence ATGAAATATATTATCCCGATCAGTGAGCGACAGCGTCTTCAGGTTGTGGCGAGGACGGCTGGTTTCATCCAGCACGGCAGCAAACTGTTTGGCCGGAAATTTGCTGAGATACCGGTAGTTTTCGATCTGAGTGGCGGTACGGCGGGGATGTATCGGGTCAGGGATACCCAGCGGGTTATTCGGTACAACCCGTGGATTTTTGCCAAGTATTTTGATGACAGTATGGCGGTGACTGTGCCCCACGAGGTGGCCCACTATCTGGTGGACTGCCTGCACGGTCTCGGCAAGGTGCGGCCCCATGGCGTTCAGTGGCGCGGGATCATGAACGCGTTCGGCGTCGAACCCCGTGCCACCGGGAGCTTTGATCTGGCCGGTATCCCGATGCGCCGCCAGCGGCGCTTTACCTATCACTGTGAGTGTTCCACCCACCATCTGGCCACCCGTCGACACAACAGCGTCCAGCGAGGTGAGGCGCGCTATCGCTGCCGTGACTGCGGTGAGACACTGACTGCCGCTTCATGA
- the ppnP gene encoding pyrimidine/purine nucleoside phosphorylase encodes MFKVNEYFGGKVVSIGFQTETLPATVGVMAPGEHEFCPNKKETLTVVSGALTVKLPGQDDWQTFKPGESFEVSPNKAFQLQVAVDTAYLCTYE; translated from the coding sequence ATGTTTAAAGTTAATGAATATTTTGGTGGTAAGGTAGTCTCCATTGGCTTCCAGACCGAAACCCTGCCTGCCACGGTGGGTGTCATGGCCCCCGGTGAGCACGAATTCTGTCCTAATAAAAAGGAAACCCTGACGGTAGTCAGCGGCGCACTGACAGTAAAACTGCCGGGTCAGGATGACTGGCAGACCTTTAAACCCGGAGAGAGCTTCGAGGTATCACCAAACAAGGCTTTCCAGTTGCAGGTAGCCGTGGATACTGCTTACCTGTGCACCTACGAGTAA